From Pyrenophora tritici-repentis strain M4 chromosome 1, whole genome shotgun sequence, the proteins below share one genomic window:
- a CDS encoding histone-arginine methyltransferase CARM1, giving the protein MSDSDSDTASSVGSIVEDISEPDTTSFKDLFSDRQWTRVPDMVEYDKAEYGFDLAATIKGLGPDADEITIIKLINYLRLEAQKGTDPKTISITLDDLISDKYLHPVLEDDALLFELGDLMPDSDEKAIDYDEYEAKMQKDMPEDFSKIKLVNDRDQDYFESYKGNSIHREMIEDRVRTEGYRDFIEKNAEVFAGKTVLDVGCGTGILSLFCARAGAKKVFAVDNSGIVTRAKEIIAKNGYKDRIEVIQGRVEDFNTERLIGKEKVDIIISEWMGYGLLFEGMLDSVLRARDKYLKPDGIMVPSHCNIRTAPISDAEWIADSTGEKFWKDIYGFDFSPMIPGGLLNTHEIGVFDVPEKALCGSATSHLLEMKTVSVQDLSFKVPLRMTLDRDVTSLQAIAIWFDTIFIHSSSSQDIKTLDNVDWGKNGIPGLGFSTGPSNTPTHWHQAVLLLDAEIAEKQKFSKGTVLEGSLTYAKEKGDDRGITVTVEWKGKGEQGEIEGRVQRTMA; this is encoded by the exons ATGTCCGACAGCGATTCAGACACCGCAAGCTCAGTTGGTAGCATTGTTGAAGATATTAGCGAGCCGGATACGACTAGCTTCAAAGACCTGTTTTCCGATCGACAATGGACTCGCGTACCGGACATGGTAGAATATGACAAAGCTGAATATGGCTTTGACCTCGCTGCAACCATCAAAGGGCTTGGGCCAG ACGCGGACGAAATTACCATCATCAAGCTGATCAACTACCTACGATTGGAAGCCCAGAAGGGAACAGACCCCAAGACCATCAGCATAACACTGGATGACCTCATCAGCGACAAGTACCTGCACCCGGTATTGGAAGATGATGCCCTGCTCTTCGAATTGGGCGATCTCATGCCCGACAGTGATGAAAAGGCTATTGACTATGATGAGTACGAAGCAAAGATGCAGAAAGATATGCCCGAGGACTTTTCCAAGATCAAGCTCGTCAATGACCGGGATCAGGACTACTTTGAGTCTTACAAGGGCAACAGCATCCATCGCGAGATGATTGAAGACCGTGTGAGAACAGAGGGATACCGAGACTTCATCGAGAAAAATGCAGAGGTCTTTGCAGGGAAGACGGTACTGGATGTCGGCTGCGGTACCGGCATTCTGTCTCTCTTCTGCGCACGAGCTGGTGCCAAGAAGGTCTTTGCTGTCGACAACTCCGGCATCGTAACACGGGCCAAGGAGATTATCGCAAAGAACGGATACAAAGATCGCATTGAGGTTATCCAAGGTCGCGTCGAGGATTTCAACACGGAACGCTTGATTGGAAAAGAAAAAGTCGACATCATCATCTCGGAATGGATGGGCTACGGCCTGTTGTTCGAGGGCATGTTAGACTCCGTCTTGCGCGCACGCGACAAGTACTTGAAACCTGACGGTATCATGGTACCTTCCCACTGCAACATCCGCACCGCACCAATCTCAGATGCAGAGTGGATAGCAGACAGTACCGGTGAGAAGTTCTGGAAAGATATTTACGGTTTCGACTTCTCGCCTATGATTCCTGGAGGTCTACTCAACACCCATGAGATCGGCGTCTTTGATGTACCAGAAAAAGCGCTATGCGGAAGTGCGACAAGTCATTTGCTCGAGATGAAGACCGTTTCAGTTCAAGACCTGAGCTTCAAGGTTCCTCTTCGTATGACACTGGACCGCGATGTCACATCATTGCAGGCCATAGCAATATGGTTCGATACCATCTTCATCCACTCTAGTAGCAGTCAAGATATCAAGACATTGGACAACGTCGACTGGGGCAAGAACGGCATCCCCGGGCTTGGCTTTTCGACTGGACCCAGCAATACCCCAACCCATTGGCATCAAGCGGTACTTCTGCTAGATGCCGAGATTGCAGAGAAGCAGAAATTCAGCAAAGGCACAGTGTTGGAGGGCAGCTTGACGTATGCAAAGGAGAAGGGCGATGACCGGGGGATCACGGTGACGGTTGAGTGGAAAGGGAAGGGCGAGCAAGGAGAGATTGAAGGTAGGGTGCAGCGGACGATGGCGTAG
- a CDS encoding Rav1p-C domain containing protein: protein MRGILPGRPQAKLQAVAHGLWEGLQIIAYVSGNALIVLDRPNHVLQTLYIDEETELEAVAIDQATGKLAVCSTQNIYIYRPYGQDEGAVKWSLQGSMSLPDPVDLITTLSWGMPDELLAGSASLTLFNTHSEIEQIWTKQLANPVKFAHFSPDAELIASTGRYDRLLKIWRRTSFGSANQSFDYFYLPHPSAITGLHWRRPYHKEQSADNVLYTICADKKVRVWVPGEHHGVDGMHMWAEVDLVESIMTRDEHQSKKRYAFFIDGKHFTHATERAMEQASAEEKDHGIALHHLIEVANRNPEICVVLDDRGNMAAWGFENIGAQVKKITDVFNIAHVDGLHLHFAKEPKPIEDNVQFYAFIGDTTESALTILSHHFDGRIEWLESRIDYLFDPSPQIQRMNRKAMWTGHSHAIKKVNRTASGRALASRTTTDECIVWLQREGDQGMALHRHSSVNVTEHIHRTALLQEGKFLVFLHHQEISLWDTRGHDAVEVGRCRYKLQGKPLCLLVIPATEAGGKRVHIATISSEFKGFCWEVTLPVLERDPVSGRKLSAVVQTNGHTNGYSNGHTNGHPEISIQQFSTFDLGSGDDLAFVLPVDPAGSAPVISGFLDTFARDIAISYTKSGVIKSWTARVHPEERKLEWLLTSEVETGVHNPSLASGTSIRKAALVDTDRTTLTIWNTRSAQLEHEESFEGNGGIQDLDWSSTPDNQSILAVGFPHHVVIYAQLRYDYLNAGPSWVQVHDVRIRDITPHPIGDSVWLGSGNLVIGAGNQLFIQDEHIEVSDGLFPSLRTISRKTATIDLFDAVSRLNGPLPAYHPQLLSQCVLAGKLLLVQRILIRLYTKLKFWIEGEELDSTLGFAPEDFFADEAHTTATRKELHSSYADYADDTEPEAVTEEVASNLKELLTKKQIPLLSSREQFRLADIIECIGMVEKHRRSIDDNAGRFLLFFRQHVLSEKHQGPISWREIIWAFHSGSQDILVDLVSRHFSGKMMWQHAKECGVFMWMSDITALRAQFEVVARNEYTKTEEKNPVDCALYYIALRKKPVLVGLWRMATWSREQGATYRLLSNNFNEARWKTAALKNAYALMGRRRFEYAASFFLLADHLQDAVSVLHNQLGDTQLAIAVARVYGGDDSPILLNFLKDKVLPQAAREGNRWLATWAYWLLNRKDKAVRSLVTPLADLLDTPEIPSSAAKSYLSDDPALVVLYKQLREKSLQTLRGATMVGMREEWDFVLHTAGLYDRMGCDVLALDLVKTWEFLLPPPPSIKTAPGYAAPLSPVMPREAANGQGRNQAAADFDFDPRKLLRRRSSLVVADLPTRDRACVDADAWRFYG from the exons ATGCGCGGCATTCTCCCCGGGCGCCCGCAGGCTAAGCTGCAAGCTGTCGCCCATGGCTTGTGGGAAGGCCTTCAAATTATT GCTTATGTATCAGGCAATGCGCTCATCGTTCTCGACCGGCCCAACCATGTCCTGCAGACGCTCTATATCgacgaggagactgagctcGAGGCAGTCGCAATCGACCAGGCGACCGGCAAACTTGCAGTATGCTCGACACAAAACATATACATATACCGACCATATGGGCAGGATGAGGGTGCTGTCAAG TGGTCGCTACAGGGCAGCATGTCCCTTCCTGATCCGGTCGATTTGATAACGACTCTCTCCTGGGGCATGCCCGATGAGCTGCTTGCCGGTAGCGCCTCCCTCACCCTTTTCAATACACACAGCGAAATCGAACAAATATGGACAAAGCAGCTGGCAAATCCAGTCAAGTTTGCCCACTTCTCGCCCGATGCCGAGTTGATAGCTTCAACTGGCAGGTACGATCGGCTGCTGAAGATTTGGCGACGCACCTCCTTTGGCTCTGCAAACCAGAGCTTCGATTACTTCTACCTTCCGCATCCCAGCGCTATCACAGGCCTGCATTGGCGACGTCCATACCACAAGGAGCAGTCAGCAGACAATGTGCTGTACACGATATGCGCCGACAAAAAGGTACGCGTGTGGGTACCAGGAGAACACCACGGTGTAGATGGGATGCATATGTGGGCTGAGGTAGACCTGGTCGAATCCATCATGACGCGAGATGAACATCAATCGAAGAAGAGATATGCATTCTTCATTGATGGCAAGCATTTTACACATGCGACGGAAAGAGCGATGGAGCAGGCGTCGGCAGAGGAAAAGGACCACGGCATTGCGCTACATCATTTGATCGAGGTCGCCAATCGTAACCCTGAAATATGCGTTGTGCTGGATGACCGTGGCAACATGGCAGCATGGGGCTTTGAGAATATAGGCGCACAAGTGAAGAAGATTACAGATGTGTTCAACATTGCACATGTTGACGGACTGCATCTACACTTTGCCAAGGAACCGAAACCAATCGAGGATAATGTACAGTTCTACGCCTTCATCGGTGACACGACGGAGTCTGCGCTCACGATATTATCACATCACTTTGACGGACGGATAGAGTGGTTAGAGTCGCGCATCGACTACCTCTTTGATCCTTCGCCACAAATACAGCGCATGAATAGAAAAGCCATGTGGACCGGTCACTCGCATGCTATCAAGAAAGTCAACCGCACAGCGAGTGGTCGGGCGCTGGCATCACGGACTACTACAGACGAATGTATAGTGTGGCTGCAGCGAGAGGGCGACCAAGGCATGGCCTTGCACCGACACAGCAGTGTCAATGTTACCGAGCACATCCATCGCACTGCGCTGTTACAAGAAGGTAAATTTCTAGTCTTTCTGCATCACCAGGAGATATCACTCTGGGATACGCGAGGACACGATGCAGTGGAAGTGGGACGTTGCAGATACAAGCTGCAGGGAAAGCCGCTGTGCCTGCTGGTTATCCCCGCGACAGAGGCTGGAGGCAAGCGCGTTCACATTGCGACGATCAGCTCAGAGTTTAAGGGATTCTGCTGGGAAGTCACATTGCCAGTGCTTGAGCGAGATCCGGTATCGGGTCGCAAACTGTCTGCTGTTGTGCAAACCAATGGCCACACCAATGGCTACTCCAACGGTCATACAAACGGCCATCCCGAAATCTCCATCCAACAATTTTCCACGTTTGATTTGGGATCGGGCGACGATCTTGCGTTCGTCCTTCCCGTTGACCCTGCTGGATCGGCACCCGTCATCTCCGGCTTTCTCGACACATTTGCGCGCGACATTGCCATCTCGTATACCAAGTCTGGCGTGATCAAATCCTGGACTGCTCGCGTTCATCCTGAAGAGCGGAAGCTAGAATGGCTGTTAACCTCCGAGGTGGAGACTGGTGTACACAACCCATCGCTTGCAAGCGGCACATCAATACGAAAAGCCGCCCTAGTAGACACCGATCGAACGACTCTGACTATCTGGAACACTCGAAGTGCACAGCTTGAACACGAAGAGTCTTTTGAAGGCAATGGTGGTATACAAGATCTCGATTGGTCTTCCACTCCAGACAACCAGTCTATCCTGGCAGTGGGCTTCCCACATCATGTAGTCATATATGCGCAGCTACGATACGACTACCTGAATGCCGGGCCATCATGGGTACAGGTCCACGACGTGCGCATACGCGACATCACTCCTCATCCGATTGGCGACTCAGTATGGCTGGGCAGCGGCAATCTTGTCATTGGTGCGGGCAACCAACTTTTCATCCAAGATGAGCATATTGAGGTGTCCGATGGCCTATTTCCAAGCTTACGTACCATATCGCGCAAGACGGCTACAATTGATCTGTTCGATGCAGTTAGTCGCCTCAATGGCCCACTTCCGGCATATCACCCACAGTTGCTATCTCAATGCGTGTTGGCTGGAAAGCTGCTACTGGTCCAGCGCATTTTGATTCGCTTGTACACCAAGCTCAAGTTTTGGATCGAAGGCGAGGAGCTTGACAGCACTCTAGGCTTTGCGCCAGAGGACTTCTTCGCGGACGAG GCCCATACGACTGCCACTAGGAAAGAACTTCACTCTTCTTATGCCGACTATGCAGATGATACAGAACCGGAGGCCGTTACAGAGGAAGTCGCTTCTAATTTGAAGGAGTTGCTCACGAAGAAGCAGATTCCGCTCCTCTCAAGTCGGGAGCAATTCCGATTAGCCGATATCATTGAGTGTATCGGTATGGTGGAGAAGCATCGTCGCTCTATCGATGATAATGCGGGTCGCTTCCTGCTCTTCTTTAGGCAGCACGTGCTCAGTGAAAAACATCAAGGACCCATTTCATGGCGCGAGATCATCTGGGCTTTCCACTCCGGAAGTCAGGATATTCTTGTGGACCTAGTCAGCAGACACTTTAGCGGAAAGATGATGTGGCAGCATGCGAAGGAATGCGGTGTGTTCATGTGGATGTCCGACATCACTGCATTG CGCGCTCAATTCGAAGTCGTCGCGCGGAACGAATACACTAAAACCGAAGAGAAGAATCCAGTCGATTGCGCCCTCTACTACATTGCCCTCCGCAAGAAGCCTGTTCTTGTCGGACTTTGGCGCATGGCCACGTGGTCCAGAGAACAAGGTGCGACATACCGGCTTTTGTCTAACAACTTCAACGAAGCTCGCTGGAAGACTGCTGCGCTGAAGAACGCATATGCGTTGATGGGCAGAAGAAGATTCGAATACGCTGCCTCATTCTTCCTGCTCGCAGATCATCTCCAGGATGCTGTGAGCGTCTTACATAATCAGCTTGGCGACACACAGCTAGCCATAGCTGTTGCACGTGTGTACGGCGGAGATGACTCTCCCATCCTGTTGAACTTCCTCAAGGACAAGGTCCTACCGCAAGCTGCTAGAGAGGGAAACCGATGGCTCGCAACATGGGCATACTGGCTACTCAATCGCAAAGACAAAGCTGTTCGCTCACTAGTCACTCCTTTGGCTGATCTCCTCGATACACCTGAAATACCCAGCTCTGCCGCGAAATCATATCTTTCTGACGATCCTGCTCTCGTGGTACTGTATAAGCAGCTGCGGGAGAAGAGCCTACAGACTCTCCGCGGCGCCACCATGGTTGGTATGCGCGAAGAGTGGGATTTCGTACTACATACAGCGGGATTGTACGACCGTATGGGCTGCGACGTCCTCGCCCTGGATCTCGTCAAAACGTGGGAATTCCTCCTCCCTCCGCCGCCGTCCATCAAGACTGCGCCTGGCTATGCCGCACCTCTCAGTCCCGTGATGCCGCGTGAGGCTGCCAATGGTCAAGGTAGAAACCAAGCTGCGGCAGACTTTGACTTTGATCCCAGGAAGTTGCTGCGAAGGCGGAGTTCCCTTGTCGTTGCCGATCTACCAACTAGGGATCGTGCATGTGTTGATGCTGATG CTTGGCGTTTTTATGGGTGA
- a CDS encoding Tymo-45kd-70kd domain containing protein, with product MSDSAKNNNDTQPRRSKRIIGKPKPGNYMGMRKNDSPSHFCRKTDTAIDKTVDELERIAREGGQRLFDIADSVLKSGESSSSENEDEGDDSANNVTEYIFPNKVIVTLSIPIPNSNDTHTQTDLISERIANIADANTSLKDHAGYYFNPTLPFLKFPKRSPKTTWAPHPTAPNTFIGTNPYVPTYTVTPIVIFRIFDTASHRHHRCYLNQRLLPINPNSSAWVKDPTYTKDTNRDFWTPAERRILYTYINEYIHENGMAAFKVPEGLRRGMENGGVDEWPEHAIPVKDFPKDTDVAEEGESEEDFGDEDENGVEEQATVRDRGKKREADDSADDDDNDDNQNPSPKRLRKFPALGPSSTFDSKTNSLIAKACTLADKETNKNSAAVFRGKTDTLVAKAMELVEREKFRAKEREEMGLTFQTNE from the exons ATGTCGGACTCTGCCAAGAACAACAACGATACGCAGCCACGCAGGTCAAAGCGGATAATAGGCAAACCGAAGCCTGGCAACTACATGGGAATGAGAAAGAACGATTCGCCCTCCCATTTCTGCCGCAAGACAGACACTGCGATCGATAAGACGGTCGACGAGCTTGAACGTATTGCGCGTGAAGGGGGACAACGCCTTTTTGACATTGCTGATTCCGTGTTGAAGTCGGGAGAGAGCTCGTCGTCCGAAAACGAGGACGAGGGAGACGATTCTGCAAACAATGTTACAGAATACA TTTTTCCCAACAAAGTCATCGTGACCCTCAGCATCCCTATCCCAAACTCAAACGACACCCACACCCAAACCGACCTCATCTCCGAACGCATCGCTAACATCGCCGATGCCAACACATCCCTCAAAGACCACGCGGGCTACTACTTCAACCCGACCCTCCCCTTTCTCAAATTCCCGAAGCGGAGTCCTAAGACAACCTGGGCACCCCACCCCACCGCCCCCAACACTTTCATTGGCACCAACCCATACGTTCCCACCTATACCGTCACACCCATCGTTATCTTTCGTATCTTCGATACCGCCTCGCACCGGCACCACCGGTGCTACTTGAACCAACGTCTCCTCCCCATAAACCCAAACTCCTCTGCCTGGGTGAA AGACCCGACGTATACCAAGGACACCAACCGGGACTTCTGGACGCCTGCTGAGCGCCGTATACTGTATACCTACATCAATGAATACATTCATGAGAATGGTATGGCAGCTTTCAAGGTTCCCGAGGGGC TGAGGAGGGGGATGGAGAACGGGGGTGTCGATGAGTGGCCTGAGCATGCGATCCCGGTGAAAGACTTTCCAAAGGATACTGACGTGGCGGAGGAGGGAGAGTCTGAAGAGGATTTTGGAGACGAAGATGAGAATGGGGTAGAAGAACAGGCTACGGTACGGGATAGAGGAAAGAAGAGGGAGGCTGATGACTCGGCCGACGATGACGACAATGACGACAACCAGAATCCGAGCCCCAAGCGGCTCAGAAAATTCCCCGCCCTAGGTCCTTCGAGTACTTTCGACAGCAAAACCAACTCCCTGATCGCCAAAGCCTGCACGCTTGCCGACAAGGAGACAAACAAAAACTCAGCAGCCGTCTTCCGTGGGAAGACAGATACGCTGGTGGCAAAGGCGATGGAGTTAGTTGAGCGGGAGAAGTTCCGGGCTAAGGAGCGTGAGGAAATGGGTTTGACCTTTCAGACGAACGAGTAG
- a CDS encoding mitochondrial carrier protein yields the protein MSSQRDLERASIPDERAPLLAHDDTRPQRATPSESGDSLDEPEKVTLNTWYYVWRAILALFAILIIAVFIKAWIDADDVEFDLKGALKRALGGGLSGAAAMILQVLLLMPIRTIMNYQYRHGTSTTVATKTLYRDGGIGRYYQGMGAALIQGPVARFGDTAANAGILALLQSNGFLKQLPSPIQTIFASACAAAFRMILTPIDTLKTTLQAQGPSGWVILRQRIRRDGVGSLWWGAFATAAATFVGHYPWFAVYNLLSETIAEPSKQQIGWWLLRAAIIGFCASVTSDTISNSLRVVKTYRQVNDTRVSYTEAAKQVMRQDGRLGLFGRGLKTRIIANGLQGILFSILWKLFLKIWEDKTG from the exons ATGTCTTCGCAACGTGATTTAGAACGTGCCTCTATACCAGATGAGCGTGCGCCTCTTCTTGCGCACGATGATACGCGTCCACAAAGAGCCACACCCTCAGAAAGTGGCGATAGCCTAGATGAACCGGAGAAAGTAACTCTCAATACATGGTACTATGTATGGAGAGCAATATTAGCATTGTTTGCAATTTTGATTATCGCTGTCTTTATCAAGGCGTGGATAGATGCCGATGATGTCGAA TTTGATCTCAAAGGCGCACTAAAACGCGCTTTGGGCGGTGGCCTCAGTGGTGCCGCAGCCATGATTCTGCAAGTCTTGTTACTGATGCCGATACGCACCATCATGAACTACCAATACCGGCATGGAACATCAACCACTGTTGCCACAAAGACGCTTTATCGCGATGGCGGCATCGGACGATACTACCAAGGCATGGGTGCTGCGCTCATTCAGGGGCCCGTCGCGCGCTTCGGCGATACTGCGGCAAACGCCGGTATTCTGGCCCTACTTCAATCCAATGGCTTCTTGAAACAGCTACCATCGCCCATCCAGACAATCTTCGCCTCTGCTTGCGCTGCAGCTTTTAGGATGATCCTGACGCCCATCGACACATTGAAAACCACATTACAAGCACAGGGTCCCAGTGGCTGGGTCATACTCCGGCAACGCATCAGGCGCGACGGGGTTGGAAGTCTTTGGTGGGGTGCTTTTGCGACGGCAGCAGCTACTTTTGTTGGACACTACCCATGGTTTGCAGTATACAACCTCTTATCAGAGACAATTGCCGAACCTTCCAAACAACAGATTGGGTGGTGGTTGCTACGGGCAGCTATCATCGGGTTCTGCGCCTCCGTTACCTCGGATACGATTTCCAATTCGCTCAGAGTGGTTAAGACGTACCGGCAGGTCAACGACACTCGTGTGTCATATACAGAGGCTGCGAAGCAGGTTATGCGTCAAGATGGAAGGCTGGGCCTATTTGGACGCGGACTCAAAACGAGAATCATCGCGAATGGGCTGCAGGGTATTCTGTTTTCCATTCTGTGGAAATTGTTTTTGAAGATCTGGGAAGACAAAACTGGATAG
- a CDS encoding Retrotrans-gag domain containing protein, whose product MTTNDSNQLLQSLLQRLEDMSTRMERLEASSHEPPQTPGHNTDATTDPTPTSETSNTSVPIIPKPRHSLPHPPTFGGNKSQWRGWKLEMEGKIEEDAQAIGSLKAQLRYVYMRLDGAAKTNVTTYYEIQVKEESPNPFKLLDRLELLYGERNRKEKAIQNLYSIRQKDDETFISFYPRFEKEMANADAESWPEHTKISYLRNALSGRIKDRLVGTSGTETSTYARFAQKCVDLSNDMELFGQWTKTTRRYGSRTAENAPTYEPPAKSNNATLTAASPEDMMEWEPTQPTTTQVNAVGLRGKTNMNGYPSRRPEDRELIGKRAKWVNQEEIDARRQERRCLRCGRNNCRIATCPLAAALRPTHVSVKTAKSTVVTKAAVEEEDPEDSEAEQ is encoded by the coding sequence ATGACGACGAACGATTCGAACCAGCTGTTACAGTCGCTACTACAGAGACTTGAAGACATGAGCACTAGGATGGAGAGGCTGGAAGCATCATCGCACGAGCCACCTCAAACGCCTGGTCACAATACAGACGCCACCACTGATCCGACGCCAACCTCCGAGACTTCGAACACATCTGTGCCTATAATCCCAAAGCCGCGGCACAGCTTACCCCACCCGCCTACGTTTGGTGGAAACAAATCacaatggcgaggatggaagctagagatggagggcaagatcgaagaagacgcgcaAGCTATTGGAAGCCTAAAAGCTCAGCTACGCTACGTCTACATGCGTCTTGATGGGGCAGCGAAAACCAACGTTACAACATACTACGAGATACAAGTTAAAGAAGAATCGCCAAACCCTTTCAAGCTGCTTGACCGCCTTGAACTCCTCTACGGCGAACGAAATCGGAAGGAGAAAGCCATTCAGAACCTCTACTCTATACGCCAGAAGGACGACGAGACGTTTATTTCCTTCTATCCACggtttgagaaagagatggcCAACGCTGACGCAGAAAGCTGGCCTGAGCATACGAAGATATCCTACTTACGAAATGCATTAAGTGGTAGGATAAAGGATAGGCTTGTTGGTACATCAGGGACAGAAACAAGCACATACGCAAGGTTCGCTCAGAAGTGTGTAGATCTTAGCAACGACATGGAGTTGTTCGGCCAATGGACGAAAACAACCCGTCGTTACGGTAGCCGAACTGCTGAAAATGCACCAACCTATGAACCACCAGCAAAATCGAATAATGCCACTCTCACAGCAGCTTCCCCTGAAGACATGATGGAATGGGAACCTACGCAGCCTACAACTACCCAAGTGAACGCTGTCGGCCTCCGCGGCAAGACCAACATGAATGGATATCCATCTAGGCGTCCTGAGGACCGAGAACTTATTGGAAAACGAGCAAAATGGGTCAACCAAGAGGAAATCGATGCTCGACGCCAGGAACGACGCTGTCTTCGATGCGGCCGCAACAATTGCCGAATAGCTACATGCCCGTTGGCAGCCGCTCTACGACCAACTCACGTTAGCGTCAAGACAGCAAAGAGTACTGTGGTCACCAAGGCAGctgtagaggaggaagatcCAGAAGACTCCGAAGCAGAGCAATAG
- a CDS encoding WLM domain containing protein: MSRPFVTSIVKNHRHTAYNLDILQPYIGLDGGAFDSYGTLVGMSNEKKALELLRRAAFICTPIMRHHGWELPALYELCACSHCWGITHFLDHQPMNSRGLPIQSRKHAYILLRVRCARDANVFLPMDNIVQTLLHEMAHLEFRWHFDGFYRMNAQLHEELLREVSKGFLQGKVEQREVPQQFHRHGEIFQAMTKEIQDVFGDKIEDAVQ; encoded by the coding sequence ATGAGCCGCCCGTTCGTCACCAGTATTGTCAAAAACCACCGCCACACGGCCTACAATCTAGACATCCTCCAGCCCTATATCGGTCTAGATGGTGGCGCCTTCGACTCCTATGGAACGCTCGTGGGTATGTCAAACGAGAAGAAGGCCCTAGAGCTTCTCCGTCGCGCCGCATTCATCTGCACGCCCATCATGCGTCACCATGGTTGGGAACTCCCCGCCCTCTACGAGCTTTGCGCCTGCTCTCATTGTTGGGGTATAACCCATTTTCTGGATCACCAACCCATGAATAGCCGTGGTCTTCCAATTCAATCGCGCAAACACGCTTACATCCTACTGCGTGTCCGCTGCGCTCGCGACGCAAACGTATTCCTACCCATGGATAATATTGTTCAGACGTTGCTGCATGAGATGGCGCACTTGGAGTTCCGATGGCATTTCGACGGGTTCTATAGGATGAATGCACAATTGCACGAAGAGTTGTTGCGCGAAGTTAGCAAGGGTTTCCTACAGGGCAAGGTGGAGCAGCGTGAGGTTCCGCAGCAGTTTCACCGTCATGGCGAGATTTTCCAGGCTATGACCAAGGAAATTCAAGATGTGTTTGGAGATAAGATTGAAGATGCGGTGCAGTAG